One window of Chryseobacterium culicis genomic DNA carries:
- a CDS encoding TolC family protein, producing MKSKFFFLIFSCIVIEIFAQTPNYPNAWTLENCIAYAKENNISIHSLRLSKNSTYQDLLQAKEAKYPSLSGTVSQGLFALNGSDGLHMTGAPSQSIGANSSMTLYHADYIKNNETSKNLLVQMADLSVQESENNITLNITQAYLNILMNQENIISLENVLKTTQTQLKQGDQLYKAGSLSKLNYLQIQSQVAQDQYNLTAAQNNLRTNTVNLKQILQLPSNYDFQIVKPDSIIVDNQLKTLEDVQNLAQNQRPEIKYSELNVENSNTNLKMAKASIQPTLSLSGNISTNYSNGKGNYFNQLGNNFYMPIGLSLGIPIYNNRIYKTQIEKSKIAIEQANLDLQNTKTILNQQIEQSYINLQNALSQYDSAKTQMDISQQSYDIVNAQMKIGSIDYVQLQQQRLLYIQSVQNFLQAKYTAVLNKQIYEFYADNPINLK from the coding sequence ATGAAAAGCAAATTTTTCTTTTTGATATTCTCATGCATAGTCATTGAAATATTTGCCCAAACTCCCAATTATCCCAACGCGTGGACTCTGGAAAATTGCATTGCATATGCAAAGGAGAATAATATTTCTATTCATTCTCTCAGACTTTCAAAAAATTCTACCTACCAAGATCTCCTTCAGGCAAAAGAAGCAAAATATCCCAGCTTAAGCGGAACGGTTTCACAAGGACTTTTTGCGCTCAACGGAAGCGACGGCCTTCACATGACGGGAGCACCCTCTCAAAGCATCGGAGCCAATTCTTCTATGACACTTTATCATGCTGACTACATTAAAAATAACGAAACGTCAAAGAATCTTCTGGTACAGATGGCCGATCTGTCCGTACAGGAATCCGAAAACAATATCACCCTGAATATCACCCAGGCCTATCTGAACATTCTGATGAACCAGGAAAATATCATTTCCCTTGAAAATGTTTTGAAAACAACCCAAACACAATTAAAGCAAGGAGATCAGCTCTACAAAGCAGGAAGTCTTTCCAAATTAAATTACCTTCAGATCCAGTCTCAGGTGGCCCAGGATCAGTACAATCTGACAGCAGCTCAAAATAATCTGCGGACCAATACTGTGAATTTAAAACAAATCCTGCAGCTGCCTTCAAATTATGATTTCCAGATTGTAAAACCCGACAGTATTATCGTAGACAATCAATTGAAAACCCTTGAAGATGTCCAGAATCTGGCACAAAATCAGCGTCCGGAAATAAAATACAGCGAACTGAATGTTGAAAATTCCAATACCAATCTGAAAATGGCCAAGGCATCCATCCAGCCTACTTTAAGCCTGTCAGGAAATATTTCCACCAATTATTCCAACGGAAAAGGAAATTATTTTAACCAGCTGGGAAACAATTTTTACATGCCCATTGGTTTAAGCCTTGGAATTCCGATTTACAATAACAGAATCTATAAAACACAGATTGAGAAATCAAAAATTGCTATAGAACAGGCCAATCTTGATTTACAAAATACCAAAACAATTCTTAATCAACAGATAGAGCAGTCTTATATCAATCTTCAGAATGCCCTTTCACAGTATGACTCTGCTAAAACACAAATGGACATCAGCCAACAGAGTTATGATATTGTAAATGCCCAGATGAAAATCGGAAGCATTGATTATGTACAGCTTCAGCAACAACGACTGCTTTATATTCAGTCTGTTCAGAATTTTCTTCAGGCGAAATACACCGCAGTTCTCAATAAACAGATCTACGAATTTTACGCAGATAACCCTATAAATCTAAAGTAA
- a CDS encoding DEAD/DEAH box helicase, translated as MNLFTETNLSPDILKAIGELGYESPTEIQKQTIPFILSDIRDLIALAQTGTGKTAAFSLPILDMIDDTSRKIQLLVLCPTRELCLQISKDIKNYSKYMKDIKTTAVYGGSSIVEQMRSLKDKPQIIVGTPGRVIDLINRKALDFSAIHWLVLDEADEMLSMGFKDELETILSETPETKQTFLFSATMNKEVERISKNYLTKPHRISVGSINEVKKNITHEYYVVGYRQKKEALKRLIDANPNQYSIIFCRTRMETQEVADFLMQNGYAADALHGDLSQAQRDTVMKKFRLKNIDILVATDVAARGLDVNSLTHVIHFSLPDDPEVFVHRSGRTGRAGKDGISMALIKPEESRKLKQIKSATKIEINEKFIPTGEDIIKAQVGGVFEKLLTEHEDLFEFDDSLIPDLSNFTKEELVHQLLQFQLKDLALYYKDKHDLAEQKLSSRDDDYSRRDRGRDRDRDRDRGRDRDRGERGRDRERSGKPRRRDENMVRFFFNLGKKDHLKKLDVLDIINKATAGGKSKKRAEIGDIEILEKFSFFEVEKSFKDNVLSNIQSMKFKGKDMRAEVAN; from the coding sequence ATGAATTTATTTACGGAAACCAATTTAAGTCCTGATATCCTTAAGGCAATTGGCGAACTGGGCTACGAAAGCCCAACAGAAATCCAAAAACAGACTATCCCTTTTATTCTTTCAGATATTCGCGACTTGATCGCACTTGCGCAGACAGGGACAGGCAAAACAGCAGCGTTTTCGCTTCCGATTTTGGATATGATTGACGATACGAGTCGCAAAATCCAATTATTGGTGCTTTGTCCGACACGGGAATTATGTCTTCAGATTTCGAAGGACATAAAGAATTACTCTAAGTATATGAAAGACATCAAAACTACTGCGGTTTATGGTGGAAGTAGTATCGTAGAGCAAATGAGATCTTTGAAGGATAAACCACAAATCATTGTGGGAACTCCAGGTAGAGTAATTGATCTTATTAACAGAAAAGCATTAGACTTTTCTGCCATTCATTGGTTAGTATTAGACGAAGCTGATGAAATGCTTTCTATGGGATTCAAGGATGAATTGGAAACCATTCTAAGCGAAACTCCGGAAACGAAACAAACTTTCTTATTCTCTGCAACGATGAATAAAGAAGTGGAAAGAATTTCCAAAAATTATCTTACAAAGCCACACCGTATTTCAGTAGGTTCTATCAACGAAGTGAAGAAGAACATTACTCACGAATATTATGTGGTAGGATACCGTCAGAAAAAAGAAGCATTAAAAAGATTAATTGATGCTAACCCTAATCAGTACTCCATTATCTTCTGTAGAACGAGAATGGAAACTCAGGAGGTTGCAGATTTCTTAATGCAGAACGGGTATGCAGCTGATGCTCTTCATGGTGATCTTTCTCAGGCGCAGAGAGATACGGTAATGAAGAAATTCAGACTGAAAAACATTGATATTCTTGTAGCTACAGACGTGGCAGCAAGAGGATTAGATGTAAACTCACTGACTCACGTTATCCACTTCTCTTTACCAGATGATCCTGAAGTATTCGTTCACAGAAGCGGAAGAACAGGTAGAGCTGGAAAAGATGGTATTTCTATGGCGTTAATCAAGCCTGAAGAAAGCAGAAAACTGAAACAGATCAAATCTGCAACGAAAATTGAGATCAACGAAAAATTCATTCCTACAGGTGAAGATATTATCAAAGCTCAGGTAGGTGGTGTATTCGAAAAATTATTGACGGAGCACGAAGATCTTTTCGAATTTGACGATAGCTTAATCCCGGATCTAAGCAACTTTACAAAAGAAGAATTGGTGCACCAGTTGCTACAGTTCCAGTTGAAAGACCTTGCTTTATACTACAAAGATAAGCATGATCTTGCTGAGCAGAAATTAAGCAGCAGAGATGATGATTACTCAAGAAGAGACCGTGGACGTGATAGAGACAGAGATAGAGACAGAGGTCGTGATAGAGACAGAGGAGAACGCGGAAGAGACAGAGAGCGTAGTGGAAAGCCAAGAAGAAGAGATGAAAACATGGTAAGATTCTTCTTCAACCTTGGTAAAAAAGACCATTTGAAGAAGCTTGATGTTTTAGATATTATCAATAAAGCAACTGCTGGCGGAAAAAGCAAGAAAAGAGCTGAAATCGGTGATATTGAAATCCTGGAGAAGTTCTCTTTCTTCGAAGTTGAAAAATCGTTCAAAGACAATGTTTTGAGCAATATTCAATCCATGAAGTTCAAAGGAAAAGATATGAGAGCTGAAGTAGCAAACTAA
- a CDS encoding DUF47 domain-containing protein: protein MGIGNIFHAFQPKDKIFFVLFEKVTENLVAMSEEFNTGIKDFDLNDDSMLKKMSDFEHKNDELTHEIFVELGKNFITPFDREDIHTLATGLDDIADYIYASTKYIFLYKSPEMKAYSDFSLLIHKACLEIQNAMKNLKGFKNMEQVKEACIKVNSIENIADDLLSNSMVELFETNDAINIIKVSSVLNYLEIVTDKAEDVANTIENIMIKYA, encoded by the coding sequence ATGGGAATTGGTAATATTTTCCACGCTTTTCAACCAAAAGATAAAATCTTCTTTGTACTTTTCGAAAAAGTAACTGAAAATCTAGTTGCAATGTCAGAAGAATTCAACACAGGAATCAAGGATTTCGATCTTAACGACGATTCAATGTTGAAGAAAATGAGCGACTTCGAACACAAGAATGATGAACTTACTCACGAAATCTTCGTAGAACTAGGCAAAAACTTCATTACACCTTTTGACCGTGAGGATATCCACACACTAGCAACAGGACTGGATGATATTGCTGATTATATCTACGCATCCACAAAATATATTTTCCTGTACAAATCACCTGAGATGAAGGCATATTCTGACTTCTCTTTATTGATCCACAAAGCATGTCTGGAAATTCAGAATGCAATGAAAAACCTTAAGGGGTTCAAAAACATGGAACAGGTGAAAGAAGCTTGTATTAAAGTGAACTCTATTGAGAATATTGCTGACGATTTGCTTTCCAATTCAATGGTAGAATTATTTGAAACCAATGATGCCATCAACATTATTAAAGTTTCATCAGTATTGAACTACCTTGAAATTGTAACGGACAAAGCAGAAGATGTTGCCAATACAATCGAGAACATCATGATTAAATACGCCTAA